One segment of Pseudomonas sp. FP2196 DNA contains the following:
- a CDS encoding CbtA family protein has translation MIKRIAQTAGFTGLLAALLLTLLQSFWVSPLILQAETYEKSEPAAEMHEHAAGATAHTHDAEAWEPEDGWQRVVSTTGGNLVVAVGFALMLAGLYTLRAPTKTSQGLLWGLAGYATFVLAPTLGLPPELPGTAAADLASRQLWWISTAASTAAGLALIAFSRHWLMRILGVAILAVPHVIGAPQPEVHSMLAPEALEAQFKIASQLTNVAFWLALGLISAWLFRRKSDGQYHA, from the coding sequence ATGATCAAGCGAATTGCGCAGACAGCAGGTTTTACCGGTCTGCTGGCCGCCCTGCTCCTCACCCTGCTGCAAAGTTTCTGGGTTTCGCCGCTGATTCTGCAGGCCGAAACCTACGAAAAGTCTGAACCGGCGGCTGAGATGCACGAACATGCAGCCGGCGCCACTGCCCATACTCACGATGCTGAAGCGTGGGAGCCGGAAGACGGCTGGCAGCGCGTGGTTTCGACCACCGGCGGCAATCTGGTAGTGGCCGTGGGTTTTGCCCTGATGCTTGCCGGCCTATACACCCTGCGTGCACCGACCAAAACTTCGCAAGGCCTGCTCTGGGGGCTGGCCGGTTACGCTACGTTCGTCCTGGCACCGACCCTGGGCTTACCGCCTGAATTGCCAGGCACTGCTGCGGCGGATCTGGCTTCCCGGCAGCTCTGGTGGATCAGCACAGCCGCCTCCACCGCTGCAGGTCTGGCGTTGATCGCGTTCAGCCGTCACTGGCTGATGCGGATCCTCGGTGTGGCGATCCTTGCCGTGCCGCATGTGATCGGCGCCCCGCAACCGGAAGTGCATTCGATGCTGGCGCCAGAAGCCCTCGAAGCACAGTTCAAAATCGCTTCGCAGTTGACCAACGTGGCGTTCTGGCTGGCCCTGGGCCTGATCAGTGCCTGGTTGTTCCGCCGCAAAAGCGATGGCCAATACCACGCATGA
- a CDS encoding fatty acid cis/trans isomerase gives MSYRVISIVLLFLSWGAVAQEPTISYSRDIQPIFTEKCVACHACYDSACQLNLGSGEGAGRGASKMPVYDGERTEAAPTTRLFYDAFGKRAWQQKGFYSVLDAQGSQAALMARMLELGHKTPLTPNAKLPEDIVLGLNRENMCAMPAEFEGYAGAHPKEGMPLAVTGLTDQQYQTLQRWLASGAPIDEQGLAPSAKEAMQVVQWENLLNTPGARQSLVGRWLFEHWYLAHIYFKDGEPGHYFQWVRSRTPTGQPIDLIATRRPNDDPGTQVYYRLWPVQGVIVHKTHITYPLSAAKMARVKSLFYSGNWQVNALPGYGPQSRANPFATFEAIPAQARYQFMLDNAEYFVRTFIRGPVCRGQIATDVIRDNFWALFQAPEHDLYITDPNYRGQATPLLAMPGQNDDVGSVLSLWRNYRDKRNEYEALRRDSYADLPAPSWSTLWAGNDNALLSIFRHFDSASVTKGLIGEVPQTMWLFDYPLLERTYYQLAVNFDVFGNVSHQAQTRLYFDLIRNGAEQNFLRLMPADSREDYLDDWYQNGGQFKMWLDYEAIDDDKPTGLKLDEKNPKHDFAMQLLSRYGDLNARPDPINRCDGAYCSRPNIDPGLQNAEQALSRLTSRPAAGLKVIDQLPEATLLRIETASGKREVYSLLRNRAHSNVAFLLGESLRYQPGLDTITIYPGVLSSYPNFMFNIPADQVSEFVDAMENAKDANRFEKIVERWGIRRSHPQFWFYFHDLSQYIHETEPVEEGVLDMNRYENL, from the coding sequence ATGTCGTACCGCGTCATCAGCATTGTGTTGCTGTTTTTAAGCTGGGGCGCCGTTGCGCAAGAGCCCACGATCTCTTATAGCCGCGACATCCAACCAATATTCACCGAGAAGTGCGTTGCTTGCCATGCGTGCTACGACTCCGCTTGTCAGCTCAATCTGGGCAGTGGCGAAGGGGCGGGCCGTGGCGCAAGCAAGATGCCAGTCTACGACGGCGAGCGCACTGAAGCGGCGCCGACTACCCGATTGTTTTACGACGCCTTCGGCAAACGTGCCTGGCAGCAGAAAGGCTTCTATTCGGTGCTCGATGCCCAGGGCAGTCAGGCCGCGCTGATGGCGCGCATGTTGGAGTTGGGGCACAAAACGCCGTTGACGCCAAACGCCAAGCTGCCCGAAGACATCGTCCTGGGCCTCAATCGCGAAAACATGTGCGCGATGCCCGCCGAATTCGAAGGCTATGCCGGCGCGCACCCGAAAGAAGGCATGCCACTGGCTGTGACCGGGCTGACCGATCAGCAATACCAGACGCTGCAGCGCTGGCTGGCGTCTGGCGCGCCGATTGACGAACAAGGCCTGGCGCCGAGCGCCAAAGAGGCGATGCAAGTCGTCCAGTGGGAAAACCTGCTCAACACTCCCGGCGCCCGGCAAAGTCTGGTTGGGCGCTGGTTGTTCGAACACTGGTATCTCGCGCACATCTATTTCAAGGATGGCGAGCCGGGGCATTACTTCCAGTGGGTGCGATCGCGCACGCCGACCGGTCAGCCGATTGACCTGATCGCTACCCGTCGCCCCAACGATGATCCGGGGACGCAGGTGTATTACCGCTTGTGGCCGGTGCAAGGGGTGATCGTGCACAAGACCCACATCACTTATCCGCTGAGCGCGGCGAAGATGGCGCGGGTCAAAAGCCTGTTCTACAGCGGTAACTGGCAAGTCAACGCCTTGCCGGGATACGGACCGCAGAGCCGGGCCAATCCTTTCGCCACATTCGAGGCGATTCCGGCGCAAGCGCGCTATCAGTTCATGCTCGATAACGCCGAATATTTCGTCCGTACATTTATTCGCGGCCCGGTGTGCCGTGGCCAGATCGCCACCGACGTGATCCGTGACAACTTCTGGGCGCTGTTCCAGGCACCCGAGCATGACCTCTATATCACCGACCCCAATTATCGCGGTCAGGCCACGCCGTTGCTGGCCATGCCGGGGCAGAACGATGACGTCGGCAGCGTGCTGAGCCTGTGGCGCAATTACCGTGACAAACGAAACGAATACGAAGCTCTACGTCGCGACAGCTACGCCGATTTGCCTGCACCGAGCTGGTCGACCCTGTGGGCCGGCAACGACAACGCGCTGCTGAGCATTTTCCGTCACTTCGACAGTGCCTCGGTGACCAAAGGCCTGATCGGCGAGGTGCCGCAAACGATGTGGCTGTTCGACTATCCGCTGCTGGAACGCACCTATTACCAATTGGCGGTCAACTTCGATGTGTTCGGCAACGTCTCCCATCAGGCGCAAACGCGCCTGTATTTCGACCTGATCCGCAACGGCGCCGAGCAGAACTTCCTGCGCCTGATGCCAGCCGATTCCCGCGAGGACTACCTCGACGATTGGTATCAGAACGGTGGCCAATTCAAGATGTGGCTCGATTACGAAGCCATCGACGACGACAAACCGACGGGGCTGAAGCTGGACGAGAAGAATCCGAAACACGATTTCGCCATGCAATTGTTGTCTCGCTATGGCGATCTGAACGCGCGACCTGATCCGATCAATCGTTGCGACGGCGCCTATTGCTCGCGGCCGAATATCGACCCTGGGTTGCAAAATGCCGAACAAGCGCTAAGCCGTCTGACGTCGCGCCCGGCTGCGGGCCTGAAGGTCATCGATCAGCTGCCGGAAGCCACCTTGCTGCGCATCGAAACCGCCAGCGGCAAGCGCGAGGTCTACAGCCTGTTGCGCAACCGCGCGCACAGCAACGTGGCGTTCCTGCTCGGTGAGTCGCTGCGTTATCAGCCGGGGCTGGACACCATCACGATCTATCCGGGTGTACTCAGCAGTTATCCGAACTTCATGTTCAACATTCCTGCAGACCAAGTCTCTGAATTTGTCGATGCGATGGAAAACGCCAAAGACGCCAATCGTTTCGAGAAAATCGTCGAACGTTGGGGTATTCGCCGCAGTCACCCGCAATTCTGGTTTTATTTCCACGACCTGAGCCAATACATCCACGAAACCGAGCCGGTGGAAGAGGGCGTACTGGACATGAACCGCTACGAGAATCTTTGA
- a CDS encoding DUF2970 domain-containing protein, which produces MDDPVDNKPPTFWQMLHSVMAAAFGVQSGKNRARDFTHGKPSHFVILGILFTAVFALTLFAIVKLVLHFAGI; this is translated from the coding sequence ATGGACGATCCAGTCGACAACAAACCGCCGACCTTCTGGCAGATGCTGCACAGCGTGATGGCGGCGGCGTTCGGGGTGCAGAGCGGCAAGAACCGGGCAAGGGACTTCACCCATGGCAAGCCCAGCCATTTCGTAATATTGGGCATTCTGTTCACTGCGGTGTTTGCCTTGACGCTGTTTGCCATCGTCAAACTGGTGCTGCATTTCGCCGGGATCTGA
- the cobM gene encoding precorrin-4 C(11)-methyltransferase — MTVYFIGAGPGDPELITVKGQRLIRSCPVIIYAGSLVPAAVLDGHQAETVINSAELHLEQIIDLIKAAHAKGQDVARVHSGDPSLYGAIGEQIRYLRELDIPFEIIPGVTATAACAALLGAELTLPDVSQSVILTRYADKTAMPAGEDLGSLAQHGATMAIHLGVNHLEKILAELRPHYGADCPIAVIHRATWPDQDWVVGTIEDIAEKVVAKGFRRTALILVGRVLGSEVFSESSLYRAGHAHLYRP, encoded by the coding sequence ATGACCGTTTATTTCATCGGCGCCGGCCCCGGCGACCCGGAACTGATCACCGTCAAAGGTCAACGGCTGATCCGCAGTTGCCCGGTGATCATCTACGCAGGTTCGCTGGTGCCGGCGGCGGTGCTCGACGGTCATCAGGCAGAAACCGTGATAAACAGCGCGGAGCTGCATCTGGAACAGATCATCGATCTGATCAAAGCCGCCCATGCCAAGGGCCAGGATGTGGCGCGAGTGCATTCTGGCGATCCGAGCCTGTATGGCGCGATTGGCGAGCAGATTCGCTATTTGCGTGAGCTGGATATTCCGTTCGAAATCATTCCAGGGGTGACGGCAACCGCCGCGTGCGCAGCATTGCTGGGCGCCGAACTGACCCTGCCCGATGTATCACAGAGCGTGATTCTGACCCGCTATGCCGACAAAACCGCAATGCCGGCGGGCGAGGATCTGGGCAGTTTGGCGCAGCATGGCGCGACCATGGCGATTCATCTGGGGGTCAATCATCTGGAAAAGATCCTCGCTGAACTACGCCCGCATTACGGCGCGGATTGCCCGATTGCAGTGATTCACCGGGCGACATGGCCGGATCAGGATTGGGTGGTGGGGACAATCGAAGATATTGCCGAGAAGGTGGTGGCCAAGGGGTTTCGGCGCACGGCATTGATTCTGGTTGGGCGGGTGTTGGGGAGTGAGGTGTTTAGCGAGTCATCGCTATATCGCGCGGGGCATGCGCATTTGTATAGACCGTGA
- the metH gene encoding methionine synthase yields MSDRSVRLQALKQALKERILILDGGMGTMIQSYKLEEQDYRGKRFADWPSDVKGNNDLLVITRPDVIGGIEKAYLDAGADILETNTFNATRISMADYGMEELAYELNVEGARLARKIADAKTAENPDKPRFVAGVLGPTSRTCSLSPDVNNPGYRNVTFDELVENYTEATKGLIEGGADLILIETIFDTLNAKAAIFAVQGVFEELHIELPIMISGTITDASGRTLSGQTTEAFWNSVAHAKPISVGLNCALGASELRPYLEELSNKASTHVSAHPNAGLPNEFGEYDELPSQTAKVIEEFAQSGFLNIVGGCCGTTPGHIEAIAKAVAGYAPREIPDIPKACRLSGLEPFTIDRSSLFVNVGERTNITGSAKFARLIREDNYTEALEVALQQVEAGAQVIDINMDEGMLDSKKAMVTFLNLIAGEPDISRVPIMIDSSKWEVIEAGLKCIQGKGIVNSISMKEGVEQFIHHAKLCKRYGAAVVVMAFDEAGQADTEARKKEICKRSYDILVNEVGFPPEDIIFDPNIFAVATGIEEHNNYAVDFINACAYIRDELPYALTSGGVSNVSFSFRGNNPVREAIHSVFLLYAIRAGLTMGIVNAGQLEIYDQIPVELRDAVEDVILNRTPEGTDALLAIADKYKGDGSVKEAETEEWRNWDVNKRLEHALVKGITTHIVEDTEESRQSFARPIEVIEGPLMSGMNIVGDLFGAGKMFLPQVVKSARVMKQAVAHLIPFIELEKGDKPEAKGKILMATVKGDVHDIGKNIVGVVLGCNGYDIVDLGVMVPAEKILQVAKEQKCDIIGLSGLITPSLDEMVHVAREMQRQDFHLPLMIGGATTSKAHTAVKIEPKYSNDAVVYVTDASRAVGVATQLLSKELKAGFVERTRAEYVEVRERTANRSARTERLSYAAAIAKKPQFDWATYEPVKPTFTGSKVLDNIDLKVLAEYIDWTPFFISWDLAGKFPRILEDEVVGEAATALYKDAQEMLAKLIDEKLISARAVFGFWPANQVHDDDIELYGDDGKPLAKLHHLRQQIIKTDGKPNFSLADFVAPKDSEVTDYVGGFITTAGIGAEEVAKAYQDAGDDYNSIMVKALADRLAEACAEWLHQQVRKEHWGYAKDETLDNEALIKEQYSGIRPAPGYPACPDHTEKAALFALLDPEAEEMRAGRSGVFLTEHYAMFPAAAVSGWYFAHPQAQYFAVGKVDKDQVQSYTSRKGQELSVTERWLAPNLGYDN; encoded by the coding sequence ATGTCCGATCGCAGTGTCCGCCTTCAAGCTCTCAAGCAAGCCCTCAAAGAGCGCATCCTGATACTCGACGGCGGTATGGGCACGATGATCCAGAGCTACAAGCTCGAAGAGCAGGATTATCGCGGCAAACGCTTTGCGGACTGGCCGAGTGACGTCAAAGGCAACAACGACCTCTTGGTAATCACCCGTCCGGACGTGATCGGTGGCATCGAGAAAGCCTATCTGGATGCCGGCGCCGACATTCTGGAAACCAACACCTTCAACGCCACGCGTATTTCCATGGCCGACTACGGCATGGAAGAGCTGGCCTACGAGCTAAACGTAGAAGGCGCACGCCTGGCGCGCAAGATCGCCGACGCCAAGACTGCCGAGAACCCCGACAAGCCGCGCTTCGTCGCCGGCGTGCTCGGCCCGACCAGCCGAACCTGCTCGCTGTCGCCTGACGTCAACAACCCCGGCTACCGCAACGTCACCTTTGATGAGTTGGTGGAAAACTACACCGAAGCCACCAAAGGTCTGATCGAGGGCGGTGCCGACCTGATCCTGATCGAAACCATTTTCGACACCCTCAACGCCAAAGCAGCAATCTTCGCTGTGCAAGGCGTGTTCGAAGAGCTGCACATCGAACTGCCGATCATGATTTCCGGCACCATCACTGACGCCTCCGGCCGCACCTTGTCGGGCCAGACCACCGAAGCGTTCTGGAACTCCGTGGCCCACGCCAAGCCCATTTCGGTCGGCTTGAACTGCGCACTCGGCGCCAGTGAATTGCGTCCTTATCTGGAAGAGCTGTCGAACAAGGCCAGCACCCACGTTTCGGCGCACCCGAACGCCGGTCTGCCGAACGAGTTCGGCGAATACGACGAATTGCCGTCGCAAACCGCCAAGGTCATCGAAGAGTTCGCTCAAAGCGGCTTCCTCAATATCGTCGGCGGCTGCTGCGGCACCACGCCGGGGCACATCGAGGCCATCGCCAAAGCCGTGGCCGGTTATGCGCCGCGTGAAATTCCGGACATCCCGAAGGCCTGCCGCCTCTCGGGTCTGGAGCCGTTCACCATCGATCGCAGCTCGTTGTTCGTCAACGTCGGCGAGCGCACCAACATCACCGGTTCCGCGAAATTCGCCCGCCTGATCCGTGAAGACAACTACACCGAAGCGCTGGAAGTCGCCCTGCAACAGGTCGAGGCCGGTGCGCAGGTGATCGACATCAACATGGACGAAGGGATGCTCGATTCGAAGAAGGCCATGGTGACCTTCCTCAATCTGATCGCCGGTGAACCGGACATCTCCCGCGTACCGATCATGATCGACTCGTCGAAATGGGAAGTGATCGAAGCCGGCCTCAAGTGCATTCAGGGCAAGGGCATCGTCAACTCGATCAGCATGAAAGAAGGCGTCGAGCAGTTCATCCATCACGCCAAGCTGTGCAAGCGCTACGGCGCCGCCGTGGTGGTGATGGCGTTCGACGAAGCCGGCCAGGCCGACACCGAAGCGCGCAAGAAAGAAATCTGCAAACGCTCCTACGACATTCTGGTCAACGAAGTGGGCTTCCCGCCGGAAGACATCATCTTCGACCCGAACATCTTCGCCGTGGCCACCGGTATCGAAGAACACAACAACTACGCTGTGGACTTCATCAATGCCTGCGCCTACATCCGCGACGAGCTGCCGTATGCACTGACGTCCGGTGGCGTGTCCAACGTGTCGTTCTCGTTCCGTGGCAACAACCCGGTGCGTGAAGCGATTCACTCGGTGTTCCTGCTGTACGCGATCCGCGCCGGCCTGACCATGGGCATCGTCAACGCCGGTCAGCTGGAGATCTATGACCAGATCCCTGTGGAGCTGCGCGACGCCGTTGAAGACGTGATTCTCAACCGCACACCGGAAGGCACCGACGCCCTCCTCGCCATCGCCGACAAGTACAAGGGCGACGGTAGCGTCAAGGAAGCCGAGACTGAAGAATGGCGCAACTGGGACGTCAACAAGCGTCTGGAGCATGCGCTGGTCAAAGGCATCACCACCCATATCGTTGAAGACACCGAAGAATCGCGTCAGTCGTTCGCCCGCCCGATCGAAGTGATCGAAGGCCCGCTGATGTCCGGCATGAACATCGTTGGCGACCTGTTCGGCGCCGGCAAAATGTTCCTGCCCCAAGTGGTGAAGTCCGCCCGCGTGATGAAACAAGCCGTGGCGCACTTGATCCCGTTCATCGAACTGGAAAAAGGCGACAAGCCGGAAGCCAAGGGCAAGATCCTCATGGCGACAGTCAAAGGTGACGTGCACGACATCGGCAAGAACATCGTCGGCGTGGTGCTCGGCTGTAACGGCTACGACATCGTCGACCTCGGCGTGATGGTGCCGGCGGAGAAGATTCTACAAGTGGCCAAAGAGCAGAAATGCGACATCATCGGCCTGTCCGGCCTGATCACGCCGTCGCTGGATGAAATGGTTCACGTGGCCCGTGAGATGCAGCGTCAGGACTTCCATCTGCCGCTGATGATCGGTGGCGCAACCACTTCCAAAGCGCACACAGCGGTGAAGATCGAACCGAAGTACAGCAATGATGCCGTGGTTTACGTCACCGACGCCTCCCGCGCCGTGGGCGTGGCGACGCAGTTGCTGTCGAAAGAATTGAAAGCCGGCTTTGTCGAAAGAACCCGCGCCGAATATGTCGAAGTGCGCGAGCGCACCGCCAACCGCAGCGCCCGTACCGAGCGTCTGAGCTACGCCGCCGCCATCGCCAAGAAGCCGCAGTTCGACTGGGCGACTTACGAGCCGGTCAAACCGACCTTCACCGGCAGCAAGGTGCTGGATAACATTGATCTCAAGGTGTTGGCCGAATACATCGACTGGACGCCGTTCTTTATCTCCTGGGATCTGGCCGGCAAGTTCCCGCGCATCCTCGAAGACGAAGTGGTTGGTGAAGCCGCCACTGCGCTGTACAAGGACGCGCAAGAGATGCTCGCCAAGCTGATCGACGAGAAGCTGATCAGCGCTCGTGCGGTGTTCGGTTTCTGGCCGGCCAATCAGGTGCATGACGACGACATCGAACTGTACGGCGATGACGGCAAGCCATTGGCCAAGCTGCATCACCTGCGCCAGCAGATCATCAAGACCGACGGCAAGCCGAACTTCTCGCTGGCCGACTTCGTCGCGCCAAAGGACAGCGAAGTGACCGACTACGTCGGCGGTTTCATCACCACCGCCGGCATTGGCGCCGAAGAAGTGGCCAAGGCCTATCAGGACGCTGGCGACGATTACAACTCGATCATGGTCAAGGCTCTCGCCGACCGTTTGGCCGAGGCCTGCGCCGAGTGGCTGCACCAGCAAGTGCGTAAAGAACACTGGGGTTATGCCAAGGACGAAACGCTCGACAATGAGGCGCTGATCAAAGAGCAATACAGCGGCATCCGCCCTGCTCCGGGTTATCCGGCATGCCCGGATCACACCGAGAAAGCGGCGCTGTTCGCTCTGCTCGATCCGGAGGCTGAAGAAATGCGCGCCGGCCGCAGCGGTGTGTTTCTCACCGAGCACTACGCGATGTTCCCGGCGGCAGCGGTCAGCGGCTGGTACTTCGCGCACCCACAGGCGCAGTACTTTGCCGTGGGCAAGGTCGACAAGGATCAGGTACAGAGCTACACCTCGCGCAAAGGCCAGGAGCTGAGCGTGACCGAGCGCTGGCTGGCGCCGAACCTCGGCTACGACAACTAA
- a CDS encoding acyltransferase, whose amino-acid sequence MLISVQALRALAAWTVVCHHFMQIFFDFHARGPVGQLFIDKGAVGVDIFFVISGLVIFLSTENKTLRPRQFLLYRLCRIVPAYWLYTLLMALLVVYAQPLLPDQTVDWGHFLSSLLFIPTENPGGYGIYPTLNVGWTLNYEMLFYVLFACALVFRWQIRLLVVAALLFSACQAFGCVNEFYRADIVYEFLLGIGIGVLYRRGMISAGLWLPLLGIVGALLAIYHLAPAPRLLNWGVPSAVLVMACMALERYVERSRVLKLLGDCSYSVYLMHVLVLSAGGFLAQRYGINPYLMFVVCALAIGVGSWLSYEWVEKRSYRWLKARIDGEPVENLSRQKY is encoded by the coding sequence ATGTTGATCTCAGTACAGGCCCTGCGTGCGCTCGCCGCGTGGACGGTGGTCTGTCACCATTTCATGCAGATTTTCTTCGATTTTCACGCGCGTGGGCCGGTTGGTCAGTTGTTCATCGACAAAGGTGCGGTAGGGGTCGATATCTTCTTTGTCATCAGCGGTCTGGTGATTTTCCTGTCGACCGAGAACAAGACCCTGCGGCCCAGACAGTTCCTGCTGTATCGGCTCTGCCGTATCGTGCCGGCGTATTGGCTGTATACGTTGCTGATGGCATTGCTGGTGGTTTACGCGCAGCCGCTACTGCCCGATCAGACAGTCGACTGGGGACATTTCCTCTCATCGCTGCTGTTCATCCCCACAGAGAATCCCGGCGGTTACGGGATCTATCCGACGTTGAATGTCGGCTGGACTCTCAATTACGAAATGCTGTTTTACGTGCTGTTTGCCTGCGCGCTGGTGTTTCGCTGGCAGATTCGCTTGCTGGTGGTCGCAGCCTTGCTGTTTTCCGCATGTCAGGCGTTCGGGTGTGTTAACGAGTTCTACCGTGCAGACATCGTCTACGAGTTTTTGCTCGGGATCGGCATTGGTGTGCTCTATCGCCGAGGGATGATCAGCGCGGGGTTATGGTTGCCTTTGCTGGGGATCGTCGGCGCATTACTGGCGATTTATCACCTGGCTCCGGCACCGAGGCTGCTCAACTGGGGCGTGCCGAGCGCGGTGCTGGTCATGGCGTGCATGGCGCTGGAGCGCTACGTCGAGCGCAGTCGGGTGCTCAAGCTGTTGGGCGATTGCTCCTATTCGGTCTATCTGATGCATGTGCTGGTGCTGTCAGCCGGCGGGTTCCTGGCCCAGCGCTACGGGATCAACCCCTATCTGATGTTCGTCGTTTGTGCTTTGGCTATCGGTGTCGGCTCCTGGTTGAGCTACGAATGGGTGGAAAAGCGCAGCTACCGTTGGCTCAAGGCGCGGATTGACGGCGAGCCTGTCGAGAATCTTTCCCGACAAAAATACTAG
- a CDS encoding CbtB domain-containing protein — translation MSIISSTGSNTDKIASTTTLSQRLTAAIFASILGASLVYFAGFSHIEAVHNAAHDTRHSAAFPCH, via the coding sequence ATGTCGATCATCAGCAGCACCGGCAGCAACACGGATAAAATCGCCAGCACCACCACCCTGAGCCAACGCCTGACCGCCGCCATCTTCGCGTCGATCCTCGGCGCCAGCCTGGTTTATTTCGCCGGTTTCTCGCATATCGAAGCAGTGCACAACGCCGCCCACGATACCCGCCACAGCGCCGCGTTCCCGTGCCACTGA
- a CDS encoding cobalamin biosynthesis protein: MTNDRAAPTFVVGLGCQRGCPASTLRALLDQALQAHRIELQAVKALASIDLKRDEPGLQELAAQLALPLLYFSSEQLASYQQQLSHHSQIAYERTGCYGVAESAALALAEQLIQAPAKLLISRQKYAQATLALAGAA; encoded by the coding sequence ATGACGAATGACCGCGCAGCGCCGACTTTCGTGGTCGGCCTGGGCTGCCAGCGCGGCTGCCCCGCCAGCACGCTGCGCGCGTTACTCGATCAAGCCTTGCAGGCCCATCGCATCGAACTGCAAGCAGTCAAAGCCTTGGCCAGCATCGACTTGAAGCGTGATGAGCCGGGCTTACAAGAACTGGCCGCACAATTGGCCTTGCCGTTGCTGTACTTCAGCAGTGAACAATTGGCCAGTTACCAGCAACAGCTCAGTCATCACTCGCAGATCGCCTATGAACGCACCGGTTGCTATGGAGTAGCGGAAAGTGCGGCGTTGGCACTTGCTGAACAACTGATTCAGGCACCGGCCAAACTGCTGATCTCCCGGCAAAAGTACGCGCAGGCAACGTTGGCATTGGCCGGCGCCGCGTAA
- the nfuA gene encoding Fe-S biogenesis protein NfuA gives MTAITITDAAHDYLADLLSKQNTPGIGIRVFITQPGTQYAETCIAYCKPGEEKPEDTALGLKSFTAYIDSFSEAFLDDAVVDYATDRMGGQLTIKAPNAKVPMVNADSPVNERINYYLQTEINPGLASHGGQVSLIDVVEDGIAVLQFGGGCQGCGQADVTLKEGIERTLLERIPELKGVRDVTDHTQKENAYY, from the coding sequence ATGACCGCTATTACCATTACTGACGCCGCCCACGATTACCTGGCCGATCTGCTCTCCAAGCAGAACACCCCGGGTATCGGTATTCGCGTCTTCATCACCCAGCCTGGCACCCAGTACGCCGAAACCTGCATTGCCTACTGCAAGCCGGGTGAAGAAAAACCTGAAGACACCGCGCTGGGGCTGAAAAGCTTCACCGCTTATATCGATTCGTTCAGCGAAGCATTCCTGGATGACGCGGTAGTCGACTACGCCACTGATCGCATGGGCGGCCAGCTGACCATCAAGGCGCCAAATGCCAAAGTACCGATGGTCAACGCCGACAGCCCGGTCAACGAGCGCATCAATTACTACCTGCAAACCGAAATCAACCCGGGGCTGGCCAGCCACGGCGGTCAGGTCAGCCTGATCGATGTGGTTGAAGACGGCATCGCCGTGCTTCAGTTCGGTGGCGGTTGCCAAGGCTGCGGTCAGGCCGACGTGACCTTGAAGGAAGGCATCGAGCGCACCTTGCTCGAGCGTATTCCTGAGCTCAAGGGCGTTCGCGACGTGACCGACCACACGCAGAAAGAAAACGCCTACTACTAA